A single window of Rubripirellula lacrimiformis DNA harbors:
- a CDS encoding DUF542 domain-containing protein, with amino-acid sequence MNCDLDTSIPDWIIDHPQTTCVFTDLGLDVSCGGKSLGYVCLQKGLRPADVLQRLQSVIGKPAGHGDGASETHQH; translated from the coding sequence ATGAACTGCGACCTGGACACCAGCATCCCAGATTGGATCATCGACCATCCGCAAACGACGTGCGTGTTTACGGATTTGGGCCTCGACGTCAGTTGTGGCGGTAAGTCGCTCGGCTACGTTTGTCTTCAAAAGGGGCTGCGTCCGGCGGATGTGCTGCAGCGTCTGCAATCGGTCATCGGCAAACCCGCTGGGCACGGTGACGGCGCGAGCGAAACGCACCAACACTAA
- a CDS encoding RrF2 family transcriptional regulator, producing MKLTTQTDYALRTLMYLATRTQRATVGEVASLFGISVNHVAKVVNLLARAGYVLSTRGVGGGIQLAKDPGEITIGEVITSMESDTHLLSCVGSDDSCAIHSFCRLKGVLAEAERVQQAYLATVTIADVVPTPHQFLNIN from the coding sequence ATGAAACTAACCACGCAAACCGACTATGCGTTACGAACGCTGATGTATTTGGCGACGCGAACGCAGCGAGCCACGGTGGGCGAAGTCGCATCGTTATTCGGCATCTCGGTGAACCATGTTGCTAAGGTCGTCAATCTGCTGGCCCGCGCCGGCTATGTGCTCAGCACGCGAGGCGTCGGAGGCGGCATCCAGTTGGCGAAGGACCCGGGTGAGATCACGATCGGGGAAGTGATCACGTCGATGGAATCGGACACGCATCTGTTGTCTTGTGTGGGCAGCGATGATTCCTGTGCGATTCATTCGTTCTGTAGATTGAAAGGCGTCTTGGCCGAAGCGGAACGAGTTCAGCAAGCTTACCTAGCCACCGTCACGATCGCCGACGTCGTCCCCACCCCACATCAATTCTTAAATATCAATTGA
- a CDS encoding mechanosensitive ion channel domain-containing protein — MISFDRLRPVPLGISIIRAACCVVAMGALTCKAQVVRQASNEFQTSNDSPALGNSQTLDVKPNPTPEQWRSVSAPIILASGTVTAPHSDVPAAAAEAAVPPASTPALQPVAPAPATAVQPVAVAAVPPASTPLVNTHSTLTVEQIEHAIQEIIQSGVVNAETNQAKDNYQAAIRNLQSAAEKEASEKHDIAETESVAARVDSLKQQRDELKDKKPTLDPKLNLKELEQLLPQWELLLSSQKKARQAAESENQARAQRRKDIRARVPQVQERIADAKTQLQTIAQAEQSMTSDSYATKLLSRRVTLEKELPALEAELAKFDAEELSDILRLKIDIATMGASLTEKSITLLQQKINQAREIAAEQSVRKARLEAIAAAPAMKEHAAHNQSLAERAKAVAESLASTQRDLKEAEEVHDGLIRQFGQARKKVDSVGLTSSVGAMLRKQKSNLPNVSNRRAAVAERHSLINDIQYAIFEYEDQRQELGDPDALIASMLSESAIDPKVDPSVREAAAKELIARQAEYLDTLIRASSQYFDTLIELDTTDQQVLSTAYEYEKYIDERVLWIRSGRAITADFGISPSDTWLVTPAKWSEAGTVFVSDAKDAPWIYFALLLPIAGLIVRRNPMRARIAKIGKAASRANCREITPTWKAIGLTIIVSLAWPALCAFVGWRLKEGSENTAFTESIGHGLLAVSVMWCAMEIFRQTCRPLGLGVAHFGWSPETTKLTRRLIRSFTLFALPLTFVTTALAHGDPGRDATERIVFSVIMLGIAFAAFRLLSPKGVAREYFQRSAGSWIQRLKYTWAVTASLIPLSLAFLALAGYHYTAQVLASRLFATCVFMAALFVIRSLLHRMVLMRRRYLSIEQLRQRSTATENQTEGRSTTVAGIVTDDPQADISAQSLQSRRLISTGLLACAIMGMWLIWVQVLPALSMLDHYPIWPQSTQNDTANFASVPSPSMIPIAQGTDPEASPIATISKVPEEVATVSDLAFAIMIAIVTVVLSRNGPGLLEITVLQRLPVDASVRYAITTLVSYAIVMIGTIAACSTIGLKWSQIQWLATALTFGLAFGLQEIFANFVAGLIILLERPIRVGDIVTIDEVTGVVSRIRIRATSITNWDRKEYVVPNKEFITGRLLNWTLTDKVNRIVIEVGVAYGTNTDRARELLLKVANDHPLILKDPASVAAFEGFGDSALNLVLKTYLANMDDRLETIHQLHTAINLAFRDEGIEIAFPQRDLHVRTATGILAGAPSQRVIATETPTPEPNATSSAAADAAETHLRDAA, encoded by the coding sequence TTGATCAGTTTCGATCGCCTTCGCCCCGTGCCGTTGGGAATTTCGATCATCCGGGCAGCCTGCTGCGTCGTTGCGATGGGGGCACTGACGTGCAAGGCCCAAGTCGTACGCCAAGCGTCCAACGAATTTCAAACGTCCAACGACTCCCCAGCGTTAGGCAATTCCCAAACGCTAGACGTCAAGCCGAATCCGACTCCCGAACAGTGGCGTTCGGTGTCGGCACCGATCATTTTGGCTTCCGGTACCGTGACCGCCCCCCATTCGGATGTTCCCGCGGCGGCTGCCGAGGCCGCTGTTCCGCCTGCTTCGACGCCCGCACTGCAACCGGTCGCCCCTGCGCCTGCGACGGCGGTACAGCCCGTCGCTGTGGCTGCCGTGCCACCTGCGTCGACGCCTTTGGTGAACACGCATTCGACATTGACCGTCGAACAGATTGAACATGCAATCCAAGAGATCATTCAATCGGGCGTCGTCAACGCGGAAACCAACCAAGCCAAGGACAACTATCAGGCGGCGATCCGAAATCTGCAGTCTGCGGCCGAGAAAGAGGCCAGCGAGAAGCACGACATCGCCGAAACCGAGTCGGTCGCTGCCCGCGTCGATAGTTTGAAGCAACAGCGGGACGAGTTGAAGGATAAGAAGCCGACGCTAGATCCAAAGCTGAACCTGAAGGAATTAGAGCAGCTGTTGCCCCAGTGGGAACTGTTGCTGTCGTCCCAGAAAAAGGCTCGTCAGGCCGCCGAATCGGAAAACCAAGCTCGGGCCCAACGGCGGAAAGACATTCGCGCCCGTGTCCCCCAGGTTCAAGAACGGATCGCGGATGCCAAGACCCAACTGCAAACGATTGCGCAAGCCGAGCAATCGATGACCAGCGACTCGTACGCCACCAAACTGCTGTCACGACGGGTCACGCTAGAGAAAGAGCTTCCAGCATTGGAGGCTGAACTTGCCAAGTTCGATGCCGAAGAACTGTCCGACATTTTAAGGCTGAAGATCGACATCGCAACGATGGGCGCTTCGCTGACCGAAAAAAGCATCACGCTGCTTCAACAAAAAATCAACCAGGCACGCGAGATCGCTGCGGAACAGTCGGTCCGAAAGGCGCGTTTGGAAGCGATCGCAGCGGCACCGGCGATGAAGGAACATGCGGCCCATAACCAATCGCTTGCCGAGCGAGCCAAGGCGGTCGCCGAGAGCCTGGCGTCCACTCAGCGGGATTTAAAAGAGGCCGAAGAGGTTCATGACGGCTTGATTCGTCAATTCGGCCAGGCACGAAAGAAGGTCGATTCAGTCGGGCTGACCAGTTCCGTCGGTGCAATGCTGCGAAAGCAAAAGAGCAATCTGCCCAACGTTAGTAATCGACGCGCCGCGGTTGCCGAACGCCACTCGTTGATCAACGACATTCAGTACGCGATTTTTGAATACGAAGATCAGCGTCAAGAACTGGGGGATCCCGATGCCTTGATCGCCAGCATGCTGAGCGAATCGGCGATCGATCCAAAGGTGGATCCGTCGGTGCGTGAAGCGGCCGCCAAAGAACTGATTGCCCGCCAAGCCGAGTATTTGGACACGCTAATCCGAGCTAGCAGCCAGTATTTTGACACGCTGATTGAATTGGACACGACCGATCAACAAGTCCTTTCCACCGCGTACGAGTACGAAAAATACATCGACGAACGCGTGCTTTGGATTCGCAGCGGACGTGCAATCACCGCCGACTTTGGGATCAGCCCGTCGGACACATGGCTTGTGACTCCGGCGAAATGGTCCGAGGCCGGCACAGTGTTCGTCTCGGATGCAAAGGATGCCCCTTGGATCTATTTTGCCTTGCTGCTTCCGATCGCAGGCTTGATCGTGCGAAGGAATCCGATGCGAGCCCGCATTGCCAAGATTGGAAAGGCGGCCAGCCGAGCGAACTGTCGCGAGATCACGCCGACTTGGAAGGCTATCGGACTGACGATCATCGTCTCGCTAGCCTGGCCGGCGCTGTGTGCGTTTGTGGGATGGCGTTTGAAGGAAGGTTCGGAAAACACCGCTTTCACCGAATCGATCGGGCACGGTCTGTTAGCGGTGAGCGTGATGTGGTGCGCGATGGAGATTTTTCGCCAAACTTGCCGGCCGTTGGGGCTGGGCGTCGCACACTTTGGCTGGTCACCCGAAACCACCAAACTGACTCGCCGCCTGATTCGCAGCTTCACCCTTTTTGCACTGCCATTGACGTTCGTGACCACCGCTTTGGCGCATGGCGATCCAGGACGTGACGCAACCGAACGGATTGTGTTTTCGGTCATCATGCTGGGAATCGCGTTTGCCGCTTTCCGGCTGCTGTCACCCAAGGGTGTCGCACGCGAATACTTCCAACGCAGTGCGGGCAGTTGGATTCAGCGGTTGAAATACACTTGGGCCGTCACCGCATCGTTGATCCCCCTGTCGTTAGCCTTCCTGGCGTTGGCGGGTTATCACTACACCGCGCAGGTGTTGGCTTCGCGTTTGTTTGCGACCTGCGTGTTCATGGCCGCGTTGTTCGTCATCCGATCGCTCTTGCATCGAATGGTTTTGATGCGTCGTCGGTACCTCAGCATCGAACAGCTGCGGCAACGTTCGACCGCGACCGAAAACCAAACCGAAGGCCGTTCGACGACCGTTGCCGGCATCGTGACCGATGATCCGCAAGCAGACATTTCCGCGCAAAGTCTTCAATCTCGCCGATTGATCAGCACCGGACTACTGGCTTGTGCCATCATGGGGATGTGGTTGATTTGGGTCCAGGTTTTACCCGCACTTAGCATGCTGGACCACTATCCGATCTGGCCGCAATCGACTCAGAACGACACCGCGAATTTCGCCAGCGTTCCATCGCCATCGATGATACCGATCGCGCAGGGAACCGATCCGGAGGCTTCGCCGATTGCGACGATCAGCAAAGTCCCGGAAGAAGTCGCTACCGTTTCGGACCTTGCTTTTGCCATCATGATCGCGATCGTGACCGTCGTGTTGTCTCGCAATGGTCCCGGGCTGTTGGAGATCACCGTGCTGCAGCGTTTACCGGTGGACGCGTCTGTCCGCTACGCGATCACGACTTTGGTCAGCTATGCGATCGTGATGATCGGCACCATCGCTGCCTGTTCGACGATCGGCTTGAAATGGTCCCAGATCCAGTGGTTGGCAACCGCATTGACCTTTGGGTTGGCATTTGGTTTGCAAGAGATTTTCGCCAACTTTGTCGCCGGGCTGATCATCCTATTGGAACGTCCGATCCGTGTGGGTGACATCGTAACGATAGACGAAGTGACGGGCGTCGTTTCACGGATTCGCATTCGTGCTACGTCGATCACCAACTGGGATCGCAAAGAATATGTGGTTCCCAACAAAGAGTTCATCACCGGGCGTTTGCTGAACTGGACGTTGACGGACAAGGTCAACCGAATCGTGATCGAGGTGGGGGTTGCCTATGGGACAAACACGGACCGGGCTCGCGAACTGTTGCTAAAGGTCGCGAACGATCACCCGTTGATTTTGAAAGACCCAGCGTCGGTTGCCGCTTTCGAAGGGTTCGGTGACAGTGCGTTGAACTTGGTGCTGAAGACCTACCTGGCCAACATGGACGATCGGCTGGAAACGATTCACCAACTGCACACGGCGATCAACTTGGCGTTTCGTGACGAGGGAATTGAGATCGCGTTTCCTCAGCGTGACCTTCACGTGCGAACGGCGACCGGGATCTTGGCTGGCGCGCCTTCGCAGCGTGTCATTGCCACCGAAACGCCAACTCCCGAACCGAATGCGACTTCCA
- a CDS encoding DUF3565 domain-containing protein, whose product MRQPITGFHTDDDGHGVAQLACGHNQHVRHDPPWMNRVWVTSPAGRQSMIGHPLQCRKCEESAPQDDRPD is encoded by the coding sequence ATGCGTCAGCCCATCACCGGTTTTCACACCGACGACGACGGACACGGGGTCGCCCAGTTGGCCTGTGGGCACAACCAACATGTGCGGCACGATCCCCCTTGGATGAACCGCGTGTGGGTCACCAGTCCAGCGGGACGACAGTCGATGATTGGGCATCCGTTGCAGTGCCGAAAATGCGAAGAATCCGCACCGCAGGACGATCGACCTGACTGA
- a CDS encoding MOSC domain-containing protein: MATDPTLESIQVGKPRTISGAKPWVTGFLKDAVEGPVWLDTENLDGDGQADMDHHGGPHKAVCVYSASHYPEWRTRLNLPELPWGSFGENFTVGELTEQDVCIGDVWSVGGAVVEVSQPRQPCWKLARRWDIKDLALQVQNTGRTGWYFRVLTQGVVSSGMPLVLVNRCWERWTVAEANRVMHIDKRDLDAAAQLAAIPQLSPSWKATLRKRMDHDEPPDESKRLGN; the protein is encoded by the coding sequence ATGGCGACAGACCCCACGCTTGAATCGATCCAAGTCGGAAAGCCTCGCACGATCTCGGGTGCAAAGCCTTGGGTGACTGGTTTTTTGAAGGATGCGGTCGAGGGCCCGGTCTGGTTAGACACCGAGAATTTGGATGGTGACGGCCAGGCCGACATGGATCACCATGGTGGCCCCCACAAGGCGGTGTGTGTCTATTCGGCGTCCCACTACCCGGAATGGCGTACGCGGTTGAATTTGCCCGAGCTGCCTTGGGGCAGCTTTGGGGAAAATTTCACGGTTGGCGAACTCACCGAACAGGATGTCTGCATCGGTGACGTATGGTCCGTCGGTGGCGCAGTGGTGGAAGTATCGCAGCCACGGCAACCGTGTTGGAAGCTCGCTCGCCGATGGGACATCAAAGACCTGGCGCTGCAGGTGCAGAACACCGGGCGGACCGGTTGGTATTTCCGAGTCCTGACCCAAGGCGTCGTCAGCTCAGGCATGCCGCTGGTCCTAGTCAATCGCTGCTGGGAACGATGGACGGTCGCCGAAGCGAATCGCGTGATGCACATCGACAAACGGGACCTCGATGCGGCGGCCCAGTTGGCAGCGATCCCGCAGTTGTCACCAAGTTGGAAAGCAACCCTGCGAAAACGAATGGACCACGACGAGCCCCCCGACGAATCCAAGCGACTAGGAAATTAG
- a CDS encoding c-type heme family protein, whose protein sequence is MIRALLVLLVVCCVFKFAAADATDGDSSADVAREVSIPAATTIGEARARASLLHEAMRGTLQVVHRDFFDEDNARVIPSQSLEDVFERMGDNFGVDLKWLIVETDSLNFNHEPEDDFERSAVKALKSGVTRHEAVEDGRYRFAGPIRLASQCLKCHVKHRTSTEDRTAGLLISMPIVAQQK, encoded by the coding sequence ATGATTCGTGCCTTGCTGGTTCTATTGGTCGTCTGCTGCGTATTCAAGTTTGCGGCGGCGGATGCCACCGATGGGGACTCGTCGGCCGACGTGGCACGGGAAGTCTCCATCCCCGCAGCCACCACCATCGGTGAGGCTCGGGCACGAGCCAGCCTGCTGCACGAAGCTATGCGTGGGACGTTGCAGGTCGTTCACCGCGACTTTTTTGACGAAGACAATGCACGGGTGATCCCGTCACAGTCACTCGAAGACGTTTTCGAAAGGATGGGCGACAACTTCGGCGTGGATCTAAAGTGGCTCATCGTGGAAACCGATTCGTTGAATTTCAATCACGAGCCCGAGGATGACTTCGAACGATCCGCCGTCAAGGCACTCAAAAGCGGCGTCACGCGACACGAAGCGGTCGAAGACGGACGTTATCGTTTCGCTGGTCCGATCCGACTCGCCTCGCAGTGCCTCAAATGCCATGTCAAGCACCGCACCAGCACGGAAGACCGGACTGCCGGCCTGCTGATCTCGATGCCGATCGTCGCCCAGCAGAAATGA
- a CDS encoding c-type heme family protein, whose protein sequence is MKRPIVFAVALALVASVVVPMNPNWVQQSVAQESADGKKGNAKKPGKKAIERSKKTVQTLDNIFKQTIVMVTDKYVNDDDDFAAGSAAVLLFKNISDSSNNTIRLIDATGDPYEADNVAKTEFEKQGLKKLKQGAKLVDEVVTVDGKHYLRSLTPVPVVMEKCVMCHAHYADAKDGEPIGAISYTVPIE, encoded by the coding sequence ATGAAACGTCCGATTGTGTTCGCTGTTGCCTTGGCCCTGGTCGCGAGTGTTGTGGTTCCGATGAACCCGAATTGGGTTCAACAGTCGGTGGCTCAGGAGTCAGCCGACGGAAAGAAGGGCAACGCGAAGAAGCCTGGCAAGAAGGCGATTGAACGATCGAAGAAAACGGTGCAGACGTTGGACAATATCTTTAAGCAGACGATCGTGATGGTGACCGACAAATACGTTAACGACGATGATGACTTTGCCGCCGGCAGCGCCGCGGTCTTGTTGTTCAAGAACATCTCCGACAGCAGCAACAACACGATCCGATTGATCGACGCGACGGGCGATCCCTACGAAGCCGACAACGTGGCGAAGACCGAGTTCGAAAAACAGGGCCTGAAAAAGCTGAAACAGGGGGCTAAGTTGGTCGACGAAGTTGTCACCGTGGACGGCAAGCACTACCTGCGATCCCTGACCCCTGTTCCTGTGGTCATGGAAAAGTGCGTGATGTGTCACGCACATTATGCGGACGCGAAAGATGGCGAACCGATCGGTGCGATCAGCTACACCGTGCCGATCGAATAG
- a CDS encoding NAD(P)H-dependent flavin oxidoreductase, with protein MNQSALSTSICEILGCQFPILQAGMGGVARAQLAASVSKAGAFGCLGMVRESPALIRQEVDRVRTWTDRPFGVNLIPSATQPQLFQSELDECLRLNVPTLVFFWDVVPDAVKKAKDGGCTVVHQVGSAEQAIKAEAAGADIIVAQGVEAGGHVHGMVTSLVLLPQVVDAVSIPVVGSGGFGSGRSLVAALALGAEGIHCGTVFVATEESFAHDIHKQHLVDAGAQDTIHTDAFAINWPPHSAVRVLKSEVTAAIESKPFGHQSESIVRQQIAEEEGRPIYLMSTDSPLKSMTGDLNRLAMYAGQVCGQVNSVSPAETVIQRMMDEAATVIQSLGNKR; from the coding sequence ATGAATCAATCTGCATTATCAACGTCGATCTGCGAGATCCTGGGGTGCCAGTTCCCAATCCTGCAGGCTGGGATGGGCGGCGTTGCTCGGGCCCAGCTTGCCGCGTCGGTGTCCAAGGCGGGGGCATTTGGATGCTTGGGGATGGTCCGCGAGTCACCCGCGCTGATCCGGCAAGAGGTCGATCGAGTCCGCACTTGGACGGACCGTCCGTTCGGCGTCAACCTGATCCCATCGGCGACGCAGCCACAGCTTTTCCAGTCGGAACTGGACGAATGTTTGCGGTTGAACGTCCCCACGCTTGTGTTCTTCTGGGATGTCGTTCCCGACGCCGTGAAGAAGGCCAAAGATGGTGGTTGCACGGTCGTGCATCAGGTGGGCAGCGCCGAACAAGCGATCAAGGCCGAAGCAGCCGGTGCAGACATCATCGTCGCTCAGGGCGTCGAGGCCGGTGGTCACGTTCATGGCATGGTCACCTCGCTCGTCCTGCTGCCACAGGTTGTCGATGCGGTGTCCATCCCCGTGGTCGGATCCGGCGGTTTTGGATCGGGACGCAGCTTGGTTGCGGCGCTGGCGTTGGGAGCCGAAGGCATCCATTGTGGGACGGTGTTTGTGGCGACGGAAGAATCTTTCGCTCACGACATCCACAAGCAACACCTTGTCGACGCCGGCGCCCAAGACACGATTCACACCGACGCCTTTGCGATCAATTGGCCACCCCATTCGGCAGTGCGTGTCTTGAAAAGCGAAGTGACCGCCGCCATCGAATCGAAGCCATTCGGACATCAGTCTGAATCGATCGTGCGGCAGCAGATTGCCGAGGAAGAAGGACGCCCCATCTATCTGATGAGCACCGATTCGCCTTTGAAGTCAATGACGGGCGACCTGAACAGATTGGCGATGTACGCCGGCCAAGTGTGCGGCCAAGTGAATTCTGTATCGCCAGCGGAAACTGTTATTCAACGAATGATGGACGAAGCCGCAACCGTGATCCAATCGCTAGGGAACAAAAGATGA
- a CDS encoding redoxin domain-containing protein, producing MNRWKLAACGLTIALSTISLGADLLAAETGADATDQQATPLGTHVSDFTLDNCYGKSVSLADFDSDPIIAIVYLGTECPLAKLYGPRLSDIQSRYADRGVQVIGINSNTQDSLTELAAYARRYGVDFPVLKDPGNRVADAMGAQRTPEVFLLDRDRIVRYHGRIDDQYGVGYSREREAKPELTLAIDALLAGKPVPVAATKVVGCHIGRVKQIEPTGEVTYAKHIAKIFNDRCVSCHRDGEIAPFNLGQYDDVIGWEDTILEVIDDNRMPPWSADPQHGKFSNDARLTAEERDLIGRWVDNGMPRGDDADLPPAPVFADGWQMDQPEEVIAMNDQSFSVPAEGIVDYQHFVVDPKWDEDKYIVQAEARPQRRGVVHHILVYVIPPGSDHRDLRQVLAGYAPGSPPLDLQDGVALKIAAGSKLLFEMHYTPNGTAQDDRSYVGVRFTEKSKVRKHLEGRIAVNTKFKIPPGDDNHTVTADYVSRQDEQLLSLSPHMHLRGKSFRYDVEFPDGRRDTILNVPHYDFNWQLKYVLEKPLTLPRGTKVVCTAVFDNSEENLTNPDPSQTVRWGDQSFEEMMIGFMDTVPVAEVR from the coding sequence ATGAACCGCTGGAAACTTGCCGCCTGCGGGCTGACCATCGCTCTGTCGACCATTTCGCTTGGCGCTGACCTGTTGGCTGCCGAAACAGGGGCCGATGCGACCGACCAGCAAGCGACGCCATTGGGGACGCATGTCAGCGACTTCACGCTGGACAATTGTTACGGCAAGTCGGTTTCTCTGGCGGATTTTGATTCGGATCCGATCATTGCAATCGTGTACTTGGGCACCGAATGCCCGCTAGCCAAACTGTACGGCCCCCGCCTATCGGATATCCAAAGCCGATACGCCGATCGTGGTGTTCAGGTGATTGGCATCAATTCCAACACTCAGGACAGCCTGACTGAACTGGCCGCTTACGCCCGACGATATGGTGTGGATTTCCCGGTGCTGAAAGATCCGGGGAATCGAGTCGCCGACGCGATGGGCGCGCAGCGAACTCCGGAAGTGTTTCTGCTGGATCGCGATCGCATCGTCCGCTATCACGGCCGCATCGATGACCAGTATGGCGTCGGTTATTCACGCGAACGTGAAGCCAAGCCCGAGTTGACGTTGGCGATCGATGCACTGTTGGCTGGAAAGCCGGTTCCCGTAGCCGCAACCAAAGTGGTGGGTTGCCACATCGGTCGTGTCAAGCAGATCGAGCCGACCGGCGAAGTGACCTACGCCAAGCACATCGCCAAAATTTTCAACGATCGCTGCGTCAGCTGCCATCGGGACGGCGAGATCGCGCCCTTCAATCTGGGGCAGTACGACGACGTGATCGGTTGGGAAGATACGATCCTAGAAGTCATTGACGACAATCGAATGCCGCCTTGGTCAGCAGACCCGCAGCACGGCAAGTTTTCGAACGATGCAAGGTTGACCGCGGAAGAGCGTGATCTGATCGGCCGCTGGGTCGACAACGGCATGCCCCGTGGCGACGACGCCGATCTGCCCCCCGCACCCGTCTTTGCCGACGGATGGCAAATGGATCAGCCAGAGGAAGTGATCGCGATGAACGATCAGTCGTTCTCGGTCCCAGCCGAAGGCATCGTCGACTATCAGCATTTTGTGGTCGACCCAAAATGGGACGAAGACAAGTACATCGTTCAGGCGGAAGCTCGCCCCCAGCGTCGTGGTGTGGTGCACCACATTTTGGTGTACGTGATTCCTCCCGGTTCGGATCACCGTGACCTGCGTCAGGTATTGGCGGGCTATGCACCGGGAAGCCCACCGCTAGACCTTCAAGATGGCGTGGCGCTAAAAATTGCGGCGGGCAGCAAACTGCTGTTCGAAATGCACTACACGCCCAACGGAACTGCGCAAGACGATCGTAGCTATGTCGGTGTCCGGTTTACCGAGAAGTCCAAAGTGCGGAAGCACTTGGAGGGACGCATCGCGGTGAATACGAAATTCAAGATTCCGCCCGGCGATGACAACCACACCGTGACCGCCGACTACGTTTCCAGACAGGACGAACAGCTGTTGAGTCTGTCGCCGCACATGCACCTACGCGGTAAGTCGTTTCGGTACGACGTCGAATTTCCCGACGGGCGTCGCGACACGATCCTGAACGTCCCCCACTATGATTTCAACTGGCAACTGAAGTACGTGCTGGAGAAACCCCTGACTCTGCCTCGCGGCACCAAAGTGGTTTGCACGGCCGTGTTCGATAACAGCGAAGAGAACCTGACGAACCCAGACCCGTCCCAAACGGTGCGTTGGGGGGATCAGAGTTTCGAAGAGATGATGATCGGATTCATGGATACGGTTCCGGTCGCGGAAGTTCGCTGA
- a CDS encoding DUF3472 domain-containing protein yields the protein MYLCRQFLVATALLSFAVESSAEIQSSVPIAGNAFRSPPSRAMDRDGNLHLDGSSDVDSVFFHVAQPGEVSLAVKASADGGQAKLKATIGETVLPATIAGDSMAVYPLGKATATSAGYLRVDLVGVDLPADASIKVRELIVTSQDDQQSFDYVKSNEGNMFYWGRRGPSVHLAYQLPADRKLTYAYSEMTVPEGQDPIGSYFMANGFGEGYFGIQVNSPTERRVLFSVWSPYRTDNPADIPDADRVVTLAKGDGVHAQDFGNEGSGGQSYLLYPWKSGTTYRFLTEVKPDGMGNTQYTSWFSEKQSGPWLLVASFRRPKTNKHLTGFHSFLENFSPDFGHVQRSANYANQWVRGTDGRWQEITQAKFTGDATARGRHRLDFAGGNRGDAFFLKNCGFFDDQVDVDQVFVRSSTADQRPDVDFDALPRG from the coding sequence ATGTATCTGTGCAGACAATTTCTCGTTGCAACTGCGTTGCTGTCGTTCGCCGTTGAATCGTCGGCGGAGATCCAGTCATCCGTTCCGATTGCCGGCAATGCTTTTCGATCACCACCGTCGCGAGCCATGGATCGGGATGGCAATTTGCATCTGGACGGATCCAGCGACGTCGATTCGGTGTTCTTTCACGTGGCGCAGCCCGGTGAAGTTTCGCTGGCAGTCAAAGCGAGTGCGGATGGGGGTCAGGCAAAGCTGAAAGCCACCATCGGCGAAACCGTTTTGCCGGCAACGATTGCGGGGGATTCCATGGCCGTCTACCCGCTGGGCAAAGCGACCGCCACGTCGGCGGGCTACCTGCGCGTCGATCTGGTGGGCGTGGATCTGCCAGCGGATGCTTCGATCAAGGTGCGTGAATTGATCGTGACATCCCAGGATGATCAACAGAGTTTCGATTATGTGAAGAGCAACGAAGGCAACATGTTCTATTGGGGGCGACGTGGACCGTCGGTCCATCTTGCCTACCAACTTCCCGCCGACCGCAAGTTGACCTATGCCTACAGCGAGATGACCGTCCCCGAAGGCCAGGACCCAATCGGTTCCTACTTCATGGCCAATGGGTTCGGCGAAGGCTACTTTGGCATCCAAGTGAATAGCCCGACTGAACGACGCGTCTTGTTTTCCGTCTGGAGCCCATATCGAACCGACAACCCTGCCGATATCCCGGACGCGGATCGAGTCGTGACATTGGCAAAGGGAGATGGAGTGCACGCCCAAGATTTTGGAAACGAAGGATCCGGAGGCCAAAGCTATCTGTTGTATCCGTGGAAATCCGGTACGACCTATCGTTTTTTGACCGAGGTCAAACCCGATGGAATGGGGAACACGCAGTACACGTCCTGGTTTAGCGAGAAACAGTCCGGTCCATGGCTTCTGGTGGCCAGCTTTCGACGCCCCAAAACCAACAAGCATTTAACTGGCTTCCATTCGTTCCTCGAAAACTTTTCGCCCGATTTTGGCCACGTGCAGCGATCGGCGAACTACGCAAACCAGTGGGTGCGTGGAACCGACGGTCGGTGGCAGGAGATCACGCAAGCCAAGTTCACGGGCGACGCAACCGCGCGAGGACGGCATCGCTTGGACTTCGCTGGCGGCAATCGCGGCGATGCATTCTTTTTGAAAAACTGTGGCTTCTTCGATGACCAAGTCGACGTTGATCAGGTTTTCGTCCGGTCGTCCACCGCCGATCAACGTCCGGACGTGGACTTCGACGCACTGCCGCGAGGCTAG